GAAAGCTTTGGAGAGTTTGCTACTCAGTTCCACCGATTTGGTTTTCAGCGTCCCAATCTGATTTACCGGGACTATTCCTCGACTGGTGTGTGTGAGGAATACCTCATCTGCGTAGAATAGTTCAGCCGGTTCGACGAATCGTTCTTCAACTTCGTAACCACTCTCTTTGAGGAACCGTATTACGTACATGCGTGTGATACCATCGAGAATTCCCGATTCCAGCGATGGAGTTATGAACTTCCCGTTTTTAATTAGGAACACGTTGCTGAACGTCCCTTCACAAACCTGTCCCTTCGTTCCGAGCATGATGACGTCATAATTATCGCCCTTTGTGAGTCGAGCCAAATAAATATCCGGCCGCCCCAACGATTTCAGGTCCGGTGGAATACTCCAAGGATCGGCTCTTCTGACGGTTGTGATGTCCACTTTAACGTATTCGACTTTGAATTCTTCGGTGTCTTCTTGAAAAACGTACTCCAACAGACTCTTGCTGTAAACGTAAACGATTCGCATGCGTTCGGACAGGTTTTCGTACACGAGTTTTTCGAAGTCCTCAAACGCCGGTGGTTCGATTTTTAAATAACTAAGGGACTTTTTGAGCCTCTCGTAGTGTTCTTTCAAAGCGAATGGTTTACCGTTGTAAGTTCTCAGTGTTTCGTAAACCGCTATCCCCTTTGTGAGTGCAGTGATTACATCATCCATTCGATGCTTGCTTTTGAACATTCTTCGAGAGCACCCCTTCTTCCGTTACCGAACAAATCCTGACCCTAATAAAATCGCCGATTATACCCTCTGATGTTTCGTGGTGGTTGTAGTACTCATCGTATCCGAAGTAAACCCCGTTCTGAGCTCCTTCTACAAGCACGGTTACTTGTTTACCAACCAACCTGGTCCTATACCTTTCCGCTACTTTCTTGGCAAGTTTAATAAGAGTTTCGGCACGCTCTTTCCTTATGTTCCCCGGGATCTGATCTTCGAATTGTGCCGCTCGTGTGTTTGGACGCTGGGAATACCTGAATGTGTGCACACGACTGAATTCGGCCTCGGAAACGAGCTTTAGCGTTTCCTCGAAGTCCTCATTGCTTTCACCCGGGAATCCAACGATGATGTCCGTTGAAATGGAGAAGTTCTCATCGAGTTTTCTGAGCTTTTCGAAAAGCCTCATGAGATCTTGTGTTGAGTAGTTCCTTCCCATTCTCTTCAAAACCGCATCACTACCACTCTGGATAGGTATGTGTAAGTGGTTGCAAATCTTATCTGTGTTACGAATCAGCTCAATTAGTTCATCCGTGACATCTTCCGGGTTTATCGAACTCAATCGTATGCGAAAGTCTCCTTTTATCTTCGCGATCTCAGCCAACAATTTCGTCAACGATGCGTTGATGTCACGACCGTACTTTCCAAGATTTAAGCCCGTCAGTACGATTTCCTTGTGCTTTTTCTGGACAAGTTTTTCTATTTCGGTTACAGCAACCTCGATGGGTTTGCTTCTAATCTTTGTCCCACGTAAGCTCCGAATGACACAATAAGTACAACCGTTATTGCAGCCATCCTCGACTTTGACGAAGGCTCTGGAACGCTCCAAGACAGAATTGCTGACTATTTCGAAGGAGATGTCGTCTTCGATCCAATAATCCTGCGATGCGTAGATACCGTTTTCCTGAAGAAAATTCAGAATCCTCTTTTTCTCGAGATTTCCCAACACCAAGTCCACACCAAGGGCTGTGTACTCCTCGGGTGTTCTCTTCACCTGAGCGTAGCATCCTGTCAAAATCAGTTTTGCGTTGGGGTTTATCTTCTTTAAATGTCTTACCGTTTGTCGGACTTTTCTTTCCGCTTCCGCTGTGACTGCGCATGTGTTTAAAATGTACGCACTCACCGACGGGTCGTCAACGGTTAAAACGACGTAACCGGCGTTTTCAAGAAGCTCGACGATCAGCTCACTTTCGTATTGGTTGAGCTTACAACCCTGAGTTATGACCGCTATCCTCGTCACCGGTTGTTCACCACCAGCTCACGTTTCATCGCAGTTTTGATAACGGACAATCGAGTCAAAGTACCGAGTAACACGCCGTTGTCGTCAACGACGGGAAGTACCTTAAAACCTTTGCGCATTATCAAATCGGCCACGTAAAGGAGTGTGTCAGTTGGCTTCACGGTGACAGCGGGCTTTGTTGCGTACTTTCCAATAGGATCTTTGGAGATTTTTTTCAAATTAGATATGAAGAGGTTCGTATCCGGCAAGAATGCCGCGCTCTGGAGAAGGTTAAAATAGCTCGGTAAACATGCTCTGATGATATCATCCTCGCTGATGAAACCTATCACCTTCAGGTCGCTGTCGACCACCGGTACTCCGGAAATGTTTGACATGTCCAGTAACTCTATCACGCTTTCAACGGTTTCATTTTCGAAGACGAAAGTCATATCGTAAGTCATCATTTCAGCGACGGTTACGCGATTCATACTATTCCACCCTCTCCACCAAAATCGCTTCGAGTGTCTTCTCAATATCCTCCCTCTTCGGTGGTTCTTTACCAAGGTACTTGGTTTTGGCAACGGCTGCTGCGTAACCGTAGCGTGCCATGTCAAGACAGCATCTGCCTTCGAGGTGACTCAATATCATCGCGGAGACGAAGGTATCACCAGAACCAAGCAGGAAAGAGTGGTCTATTTCGAACTTTGGTGAAAATTTCCACACTCCTTCCGCCGTCGCGACAAAGTCGAATATTGTTTTGTACGACAGGATAACCAGCTTGGCTCCCCTCTTTATGAACTCCTTCGCCGCGTTGATGTATTCTTCTTCGCGTTCGAGATACGTTCCAAGTATCTTCTCGCTACGTCTCATATCGTATTTCAAAACATCCGGGAAAGCAATTTTTATCGACTCGGTGATAATTTCATCTCGAGCCTCCCAAAAGACCATTTTACCGTACTTCTTGGCAATATTTGTAAGCTCGCCGTATGCCGAGAGTGGTACACCTCTTGGAACGCTTCCAGAGATGACTACCACCTTGACCTTCTGCACGAGAACCTCAAACCTTTTCAGAAAAAGTTCGTATGCCTCGTTTGTTATAAACGGCCCTTCGGAATTGATTTCGGTGAGTGTGTGGTTGAGTGTATCCTCTATTGCAATGTTTTCGCGCGTCTCGTCGCGGATGTGGACGAAACTTGTTGTCAACAAGGGTCCTACTTTCCGAAGTTCGGAGACGAGAACGTTACCGACGTAACCGCCAACAAAACCAGTGAGTATCGTCGGGATGTTGTATTTTGATAGAATTACAGCAACGTTGACGCCCTTTCCTCCGGGCGTCATGCGGTTCAACTCGTTCGGCACAATGTTCAATTTATTCAAAGTAAATCCATTTATCACAAATTCCCTATCAAGCGCTGGATTCAAACACACAGCCAATACCTTCACACGGACCCCTCCAAGATAAACTCATCGGGCCTTCCGGAGTAGATGAAACGTCCGGAATTCATCACAATGAGAACATCAGCAAGCGCTAAGAACCTTGTGAGTGTTCTTGTGGATATCACGATTATTTTACCACTTTTTGCCATGTTTTTCAGCATGTTTGTTACCTTTTCCACGTGCTCGTCGTCGAGGTGATCGAGTATGCAGTCGAATATTAGCAACGAAGAAAGTTTCAGTGACGATATGAAGAGCAATAATCCAATTTTTTCGAGTACGTAGAGGGAAGAAAGTGGGGTTTTTTCGAACTTGTACAGTGCTTTCAGAACTCCAAATTCGTCGAGTGTACTCGCGTACTCTTCAACACTGAATTTGAAACTTTTTCCGAAAACAAGATGTATTATTTCCCTTAACGTCAAATAGTCCATGGATTCCAGGTAATTCGTGTCCAGGTAAGTTACCAACTGCCTGAGCTCTTGTTCCTTGAAACTCTGGAGGTCTTTTCCATCGAACAAAATGCTTCCGGAATATGTAATCTCCGGATAAATCTCCTCGTTTAATTTTGCGAACGAACGGAGGAACGCCGATTTACCAGAGCCACGTGGGCCGTACAGGAGAGTAATATTCCCCGACTCGAAAACAGTAGAGATTCTTTCAAAAAGATAATTACCACGTACTCTCGCGGAGAAATCAATCACTTCTACTTTGGTTACGTTCACCTGCGACTCTATCTTTTTCACCACTTCCCACCTTTCTTCTGGTGGACTGAGCGCCTTGATCTTTCAAACGTTCCTTCAACGCTTCTTCAGCATTCGGGTGCCCTGAATTAAGCAGGCGGATAATTTCGTACTGGGAGAGCACTTTCTCTCGAAGGAATTTCTTGAACTTTTCCATATCTTACGCTCCCTTCATCGAGTCCGTTACCCATCACAAAAATTATACCACCCCATCCTTACCCCGTCTTTTAACTTGTGTGAACATTTTGGGTAGAAGGTTACGGGAAAATTGCTTTCGTGTCCCGCTGGTATTTTCTAAAGTCCTAAACCATCCGGAGAATCTGTACTGTGTATTGTGTATCAATTTGTATTACCCAACTCAAGGGTCCATATGAGCCCGAGCTCACCGGAATTTCTGTCGAAATACCAAATATAATCAAAGTCTAAATAGTTTTCAAGTTTTCCTATTTCTGACTCATATAAAACGAGACTTCGAGAAACATCATCGAGTCTGTCCACGTATGAATTTCGATCATTTGGAACAACGAGAAATACTCTGTTAATCTCTAATCCTTCCAAAGTCTCAATGTAAGTTTCCGATGAAACTTTATTCGACGATTTTTCAAGTGAAATTATTTTGTAGAACGCTCTAAATTCGCGATATGTCCAGAATTCTCCAAAATTTATGACCTTCGAAACACTTCTGTTGACAGTTGAGTTTGGGGCTACATCATGGCCGAAGGCTGCGCAAATAAGACCTTCTAACCTTCCCGTGTAGAGACTGTTAGAAACCATTCCGTAGTTTTTTAAGAAGAATGGAGAAGCATACATTCCCTTTATGTCACAAGTTACACAGCATTCTGAAACAGAGCCATAGTTCCAAATT
This region of Fervidobacterium thailandense genomic DNA includes:
- a CDS encoding aminotransferase class IV, giving the protein MFKSKHRMDDVITALTKGIAVYETLRTYNGKPFALKEHYERLKKSLSYLKIEPPAFEDFEKLVYENLSERMRIVYVYSKSLLEYVFQEDTEEFKVEYVKVDITTVRRADPWSIPPDLKSLGRPDIYLARLTKGDNYDVIMLGTKGQVCEGTFSNVFLIKNGKFITPSLESGILDGITRMYVIRFLKESGYEVEERFVEPAELFYADEVFLTHTSRGIVPVNQIGTLKTKSVELSSKLSKAFEEYVKCLL
- the mtaB gene encoding tRNA (N(6)-L-threonylcarbamoyladenosine(37)-C(2))-methylthiotransferase MtaB, with the translated sequence MTRIAVITQGCKLNQYESELIVELLENAGYVVLTVDDPSVSAYILNTCAVTAEAERKVRQTVRHLKKINPNAKLILTGCYAQVKRTPEEYTALGVDLVLGNLEKKRILNFLQENGIYASQDYWIEDDISFEIVSNSVLERSRAFVKVEDGCNNGCTYCVIRSLRGTKIRSKPIEVAVTEIEKLVQKKHKEIVLTGLNLGKYGRDINASLTKLLAEIAKIKGDFRIRLSSINPEDVTDELIELIRNTDKICNHLHIPIQSGSDAVLKRMGRNYSTQDLMRLFEKLRKLDENFSISTDIIVGFPGESNEDFEETLKLVSEAEFSRVHTFRYSQRPNTRAAQFEDQIPGNIRKERAETLIKLAKKVAERYRTRLVGKQVTVLVEGAQNGVYFGYDEYYNHHETSEGIIGDFIRVRICSVTEEGVLSKNVQKQASNG
- a CDS encoding HPP family protein yields the protein MNRVTVAEMMTYDMTFVFENETVESVIELLDMSNISGVPVVDSDLKVIGFISEDDIIRACLPSYFNLLQSAAFLPDTNLFISNLKKISKDPIGKYATKPAVTVKPTDTLLYVADLIMRKGFKVLPVVDDNGVLLGTLTRLSVIKTAMKRELVVNNR
- a CDS encoding 1-phosphofructokinase family hexose kinase, which translates into the protein MKVLAVCLNPALDREFVINGFTLNKLNIVPNELNRMTPGGKGVNVAVILSKYNIPTILTGFVGGYVGNVLVSELRKVGPLLTTSFVHIRDETRENIAIEDTLNHTLTEINSEGPFITNEAYELFLKRFEVLVQKVKVVVISGSVPRGVPLSAYGELTNIAKKYGKMVFWEARDEIITESIKIAFPDVLKYDMRRSEKILGTYLEREEEYINAAKEFIKRGAKLVILSYKTIFDFVATAEGVWKFSPKFEIDHSFLLGSGDTFVSAMILSHLEGRCCLDMARYGYAAAVAKTKYLGKEPPKREDIEKTLEAILVERVE
- a CDS encoding ABC transporter ATP-binding protein, coding for MKKIESQVNVTKVEVIDFSARVRGNYLFERISTVFESGNITLLYGPRGSGKSAFLRSFAKLNEEIYPEITYSGSILFDGKDLQSFKEQELRQLVTYLDTNYLESMDYLTLREIIHLVFGKSFKFSVEEYASTLDEFGVLKALYKFEKTPLSSLYVLEKIGLLLFISSLKLSSLLIFDCILDHLDDEHVEKVTNMLKNMAKSGKIIVISTRTLTRFLALADVLIVMNSGRFIYSGRPDEFILEGSV